Part of the Mytilus trossulus isolate FHL-02 chromosome 2, PNRI_Mtr1.1.1.hap1, whole genome shotgun sequence genome is shown below.
TATTGCTCATCATAAACATAACCAATGTTGTTTCATATACTGGTAACGTGGGCTACAACAGCAATTCTAACTTAAATAACTACAATAGCGGATCGAACTTAAATACATATCATACTGGATCGAACTTAAATACCTATAATACTGGATCGAACttaaatatctataatactGGGTCgaacttaaataaatataataacggGTATGGAtcaaacataaacaactataaTAGCGGGTATGGATCAAACTTAAATAGCTATAATAGCGGGTATGGATCATCGAACTTAAATAGCTATAATAGCGGATATGGATCAAATTACAATTCTGGATATGGAACCAGTTACAACTCGGGATATGGCACCAATTATAATTCCGGTTATGGCAACAATTATAATTCTGGATATGGTACCAATTATAATTCCGgatatggaaaaaaatacaattcagGATATGGAACAAATTACAATCAAGGATATACAAAAGGTTACGGAAGTAGATATGGTTCTAATTATGCAAAGAACTTCTATAACACATTTCCATTCTTCTTTATGAATCCATTCGGTTCCGGTTACAGTGGATTTCAATCAGGATTACCATGGTCTCCTTTCAGTTCATTTCGATGGTCGTATGGTCAGCAATCAGAATTTAATCCATACGGACATAATAATATGTATGGAGTTCATCCATTGTTTAGATACACTGGTAATTATGGTGTGTACCAGAATTATGGTTATGGAAACCGCCACATTTTCCAAAGGAATCACATGATGTTGCCGCTACCAGTTGGGATGCCATTTGGAGGTCAttcaaatcaatttatttttcaacgcAGACCTTCGTTAGGCGAAAGAATCATGAACAGTCCACTTTGTAAGTACATCTACCTTAATAAGGCCATATAAAggaataggtttgtttgcccagacgctacctacccagcaaaaaaaaaaacccggccaactcaaattcttttattgtcctgatttgacgaagttttttttaattagatagGCATGCAGAATAATAAACAACCGATACTTCAatttctctttttgaaaaaaaggactACTttcctacccactgtctcaacctttgagtagggtttgggcaaaccaaaatatttttaattgtatccTTACACCCAcatatgttgttttttcttacttatttacaattttaatatataatgatTGCCTCTTTCTATATagatacatatacatatagGATATAGGGAATCATGGCTTGGTAGACTATTGGTCATCTGTGCTCTCCGATCAATGccatttcttcattttttttcggGGAACATTATTCTTCCAACTTCAAGAACATTAAGAACAGTACACCTCGAACAGGAGTAATGAAGGTccccttttttgttttactgaaaCCTCGAAAGCCTCTCGATAAAGAGcgcatatctttatttatatacatatacttttttttaactcacatttaaacataaattgcTAAATTATATGTTCTTAATCTTATTTACAGTGCCTGCAGCCTTAATAGCAGCTCCTCTTTTATTGCTTGccaaaggaaaaaaataaagaaaaggtGAGTACTGTATAACAATCATGATAAtgtatagtacatgtattgataacaaaatgaatAGATAAAACGAACAGTATACTTCTAAATACTGTcgtaatttataaattttgataatgcatttttttttattaaacatatataatttcgACCTGGAATATATTGATTATACTGATCCAAGTTT
Proteins encoded:
- the LOC134708224 gene encoding uncharacterized protein LOC134708224 isoform X1 codes for the protein MQNSLQAIWCLCVLLIINITNVVSYTGNVGYNSNSNLNNYNSGSNLNTYHTGSNLNTYNTGSNLNIYNTGSNLNKYNNGYGSNINNYNSGYGSNLNSYNSGYGSSNLNSYNSGYGSNYNSGYGTSYNSGYGTNYNSGYGNNYNSGYGTNYNSGYGKKYNSGYGTNYNQGYTKGYGSRYGSNYAKNFYNTFPFFFMNPFGSGYSGFQSGLPWSPFSSFRWSYGQQSEFNPYGHNNMYGVHPLFRYTGNYGVYQNYGYGNRHIFQRNHMMLPLPVGMPFGGHSNQFIFQRRPSLGERIMNSPLLPAALIAAPLLLLAKGKK